DNA from Aureimonas sp. AU20:
CGTGGAAGCGGACGATGTCCTTGCCGATGACATGGAGATCGGCCGGCCAGAAGCGATTGCGCTCGCCCGCATCGGGAAAGCCGGTCGCAGTCAGGTAGTTGGTGAGCGCATCGACCCAGACATACATGACATGCCGCTCGTCGCCGGGAACGGGAATGCCCCAGTCGAAGGTCGTGCGGGAGATCGACAGGTCGCGAAGGCCGGATTTGACGAAGGAAACGATCTCGTTGCGCCGCTCGGCCGGCCCGATGAAGTCGGGATGCGCCTCATAATGGGAGAGCAGCCGCTCACCGAACTGCGACAGGCGGAAGAAATAGCTTTCCTCCTCCACCCACTCGACCGGCGTGCCCTGGGGACCCAGGCGCTTGCCGTCCTCAGCCAGCCGGGTTTCGTCCTCCGCGTAATAGGCCTCGTCGCGGACGGAGTACCAGCCGGCATAGGAGCTCTTGTAAATGTCGCCGGCCTCGACCATCCGAGTCCAAATCGCCTGGCTCGCCTTGCGATGGCGCTCTTCCGTGGTGCGGATGAAATCGTCGTTGGAGCTACCGACGCGCCGACCCATCTCCTGGAATTCGCCGGAGTTTCGGGTTGCCAGTTCGATCGGCTCGATGCCAAGGTTTCGCGCGGTCTGCAGCATCTTGATGCCGTGTTCGTCCGTCCCGGTGAGGAACAGGACGTCGTAGCCATCCAGCCGTTTGAACCGGGCGATTGTGTCGGTGGCGATCAGCTCGTAGGCATGGCCGATATGCGGGCGCCCGTTGGGATAAGAGATCGCGGTGGTCAGATAGAAGGTCTCAGCCATATCGATCGTCTTGCCTGCAGGAATCGGTCAACTCTGGCCGCAATAAACCATCCCGTGCCGCCCCTCAACAAAGCGATCGCAATCGTTTAGCGGTTCTTCTCCCGAACGGCAGCCAGACCCGAGGCGAAGGTGATGAGCGTCTGCTTACGATCGAGGTTGAAGGCCGCCGCGTCCTGCCATCGGCCCGTCTCGCTTCGCCAGAATTCGGCAAGCGCCGCCCCCAAGCGCTGATCCCCCGTCGTGACCGCCCGGCGCGCGTCCTGGGCCAAGCGATCGAACAAGCCATCGCGCACCAATCCCCAGGCTTCCTCGCGGCCCTTCTGGGACAGACTATCGGCCAAGGCGTGGACATGACGCCAGTCGGTCCGCCCCGCGCCGTAGACCTTATCCACCTCCTGCATGATCTCCAGGCCGCCCGACACGATCTGATGATAGGCCGAGCGCAGG
Protein-coding regions in this window:
- the metG gene encoding methionine--tRNA ligase, with the translated sequence MAETFYLTTAISYPNGRPHIGHAYELIATDTIARFKRLDGYDVLFLTGTDEHGIKMLQTARNLGIEPIELATRNSGEFQEMGRRVGSSNDDFIRTTEERHRKASQAIWTRMVEAGDIYKSSYAGWYSVRDEAYYAEDETRLAEDGKRLGPQGTPVEWVEEESYFFRLSQFGERLLSHYEAHPDFIGPAERRNEIVSFVKSGLRDLSISRTTFDWGIPVPGDERHVMYVWVDALTNYLTATGFPDAGERNRFWPADLHVIGKDIVRFHAVYWPAFLLSAGIELPKRIFVHGFLFNRGEKMSKSVGNVIDPIALVDVYGLDPFRYFLLREVPFGQDGNYSHEAIVARMNSELANDLGNLAQRSLSMIAKNCEGRVPEPLDFTEADHAILNQSGQLLQLCRASIDRQELHSMLATIVATVSETNRYFAAQEPWVLRKTDPARMGTVLYVTAEVVRRVAILLQPVMPESCGKLLDLLAVGADERSFASLDHGTVLPAGRELPAPSGVFPRFVEPEAGNA